A stretch of DNA from Takifugu flavidus isolate HTHZ2018 chromosome 13, ASM371156v2, whole genome shotgun sequence:
GGATATGCCTGTTTAAGTGGGAGGTCTCCACTTTCCACTGGTCTCTTAATAGAACAGACCTTTTTCTCCTATTTAACTTGCACTGGTATCAATCATGTTGGGGAATTAAATGATCCTTTTTCGAATTGGCTACTATCATAAAATAGcagcgtgacccccccccaggctgagtgggaggtgtttgtgtgtccaaatgtgtgtttgtgcatccaaatgtgtgtacgtgcacactgAGGccgggagggaggagaggtccAGTTTTATTTGGTTCTTCTCTGATTCACTTGACCAGGTATTAAACACCCTTTCCTAGCCatgaaaaatacaaattaaaagTGGTGCCAGCCATAAAACTGCAAGAATTCTACCAAAGAATGTCTATTTTACCCTTGGCTGAGTTATATTTGAGATGCTTATGGGAGGAAACTTACCACATTGATCTCACTGCAGGCCTATAATAAGAGTAATGCAGAATAGCTTTCAATTACACTTAAATTAGATtgctaaaaaacaacaaataaatatgaattAAGCACATTTAAAGTGTCCAGATGTAGTGGAAATCACACAGTGGTCACAAAGTTAAAAAAGCAAATTATAACAAAAACTAGTGCTCTTTCTGGAACTTTCTGCAATCTAAATATTCTATCATTTCACTGTGTCAAAGtagttaaattaatttaaaaagataTTAACTGTGCTTTAGGTTTAAGAATTGTGGATTAAGTTTAAGATAGTAAATtgtaaaaaagaaggaaaataatcAAAACGCTGCCTAAAATTAGCCAAGACACAGTGTACCGCAGTTGTGCCTGGTAttactccgcgtctgcgcaacgacaacaAAGTCCGAGCTTAAGTGATGCTAaacctttgttttcatttcgAATATAGCCACTTTAGATTCTGTTTGCACATTAAATATAGAAACATTTTTGTAACCATTTATAAAAGCAACAGAGATATAGGCAGATTATACCAGTCAAGGGGCGTTCTTCGGCCCGACGGACGGAAGCCCCCTATGCCCATACCACGGCGTGTAGTGATGAATTGCtcaattatttaatttagaACAGTTATTATACACGCCATCTGAAACTCTTACTATATATTAATGTTTACACATGTTGGCGTGTCTAAACGTTTCCGATGAGAATGACTATAACGTCGGTAAAAGTTGGAAGCTAAGCTAGCAGACACCTACCTCAGGTAAAAACCCTCACAAAGTCTTTCTGACAGGACATTAGAAGCATCCTGGAGGCGACAGAAGCTGACAcgatgttgttgtttttttggtttggttttttaaaagaCATTCAGTCTTTGAAgactaaagaaaataaaggagaTAAGGGCAACTAAACATATATTCTACCCAGAACACGGCGGTGACCTGTTCGTtggtgccatctagtggacgcGTTTTAAACTGCACATGCGCGCTGCTCAGTGCGGCCTGGTCGGCGTCAGCGAACCTTCGACTCTCAGCATGGCTTCAATAAAAGAAAGAGCCGCGGCTCTAAACCTGGATCAAAAGCTGTGCGTGCGTCCTCAAGGTGAGCTTCTGATCGCGCCTCACCCGTTCATGCGGCGGGTGGGTTCCATCTAAAGTGGTCGCTGCTTCTCCTGTGGTGTGTCTGGAAACGTCCCCGCAGACTACACACTTACAGGCTTTTACTGTCTTCCTGTGCACAACGGTCACGCTGTGATTGCCTCCCTGTCTTCACCAGCACATGGAGTGAGCATTAAATCAGTGCAGTCATCCTGCGTGTGGAACGGCCTCATCCTTCACCTCAAGTCCTCTGTGGCTGTGAAGCCCAGGCGCTTGCACCTCAAGTCGTACAGTGACTGTTTCCTGGGGTCGGAGGCTGTGGACGTGCTGGAGGCGTACATGAAAGGAGTCAAAGGCCTGGAGGGTATGAACGAAGAAGCAGCCGCTCTGCCTTCCTACGTTTGACCAACCTTCTTGACTGAGCGAACGATCGTGTGGTTGGGATTGTAGGTGCGCGCGTGCCTCGGCCTCAAGTGGCGCGTGTGTGCCAGACCCTGCTGGACTGCCACGTGTTTGAGGCAGTGGGGACCAAAGTGTTCGgcagagacagaaagcaggaTCCATTTCAGGACAGCAGAGGCGCCCTTTACAGGTGACGTACTGGGAATCCCGCCCAGAGAGCCCCACACGCGCACGTGTAACATGGCGCTCTGCCCGCAGGTTCGCCAAGGTGTGCACGCCCTCACTGCTGGAGCTGGAAAGAAGTGCACTTGTGAACGgtgtccagaaccttttctgcAGTACTTTTCCAGACAGGTACGGAGCCCCAACcacgttctctctctctctctcacacacacacacacacacaccacacacacacacacgtagaagCAGGTGGAGCGGTGATCCGTGATACACTGTTTTGACTTCAGGTTTTGTTGTTGGCCCGTTTTTGTAGCTCTTTAGGAGACTTTATCATAAACTACTGAAAAGGTTCGGACTTTTCTCCCcaacatgtaaataaatgagCCTTTTTTGTCTCCGCTGAAGGAAGGAAATATTGATAACAGCACTAATTGAAGTATAAATATTACTTAAATGAGACCTTTTGATGTTTTCCTTCGCTAAAGATCCACAAATTATACATTTATACTCTCAAATAGCAtcaaattgttatttttaaaacatgttttgataCCAGGGGAAATGGATGGATTCATTTTCCGCCCCAACCAACGTGACGTTGTTCTATATCccaggaggaaggagcagacGGGTCCCACTGAGGCTGAAGCAACAGGACCGACCCGACAGATTCAGGCGCCCGTAGAGGCCGAGCGTTCTGATGGCCCGTCTCTGGGGCCTCTCAGGGACGCTTTGACCCCTGTCAGAGTAAAGACGCCCAGCGAGTTACCGCAGTCGAGTGAGGCGCTCGGGGCCATCCCATTATTCCGCTTAAAAATGCCCCTTTCTTATTCCAAACGAGCAAAGATCTGTACGTTCTGAGTAACTGTCGCCCTCCCTGCCTCAGCGGTGGAGGAGGTTTGGCAGGAGCAGACCCTGCTGAAGCTGTTGACGCTGGTggagctccccctgctggaggggctGCTTCGGTGCAGCCGGAGCCCCGCCGCCACTCAGAGCGACCCCgagctgacctgcagcagcagccgcctggACAGACGGGTCCTCGAGGCCTTCGGGGAGTCTCGGTGAGTCCCGACTTTTCTGAGGGTCCCTGATAAGCCTGCATAACAATTTCCACACGACTCGGTTATTTAAGTGTAAAAGAAAACTGCTCCAGGTCTATTTAGACCTGTCAAAATCTTTTTCCTAGGAAATAATTCTGCCTCTCAAGCACCTTTATTACCAATGGAGTGCTTTTGATATGAAATAAGTATATTTATTAGGGGATTCTCAGAGGGTTTTAGCAGAATATTCGCTACATAGTTACATGTTTTGGTCCGTTCCCCAGCAAAGATGAATGGCTCCACGCAGCCCTGGACTGCCTGCACTTCCTGCCCGACCAGCCAGTCGTGGAGCTCAGCAGGGCGCTGTCCCACTGTTTCCTGCAGGACCCGAACGCACCCCAATCATCGCTCGCCGCTGCAGGGTCACATGATGCAGGCGCACGTGAGTATCAGGAGTGGCTGCCTGTTCGGAGCAGGGGAGACGTTTTGGGAAGTGACACTTCCCGATCTGCTGCCAGGTGGGTGTTGGAGGACGGCGTCCGCTGGTGCCGGCGATGGCGAGGAGCAGCCCGGCGTGGACCgatggaagctgctgctgtttgagacGCTGGTGAAACACTACGGCCACACAGACAGGCCAGCGCTGCTGCCTCAACACCTGACTCATGTCTACACAGCCATTACCGACCTGCTGGGTGACTGGTTTCCATCAACGTCATTATTATACGCAAAGAATTACCTCACATATGGTCTCAAAAAGATGAATATTAACAGATTTACTGGCACAAATGTGACTTTAGTGACGCGATTTGAGGATGTTTGTAGGAGAACTGCCGTGATTGGTGAGCTCACAGGACGCtgtagggagggaggagagggttTTGTGTCCACCCAGTAGGACACAAAACCCGGCTTGAATCCAGTTCTttaaggactggatttgcccaccctgCTATACATATATCGGGTTGTCTTAAACTTCTTAAAGAAGCTGTTAGAAGCTGTTCTCATCTgattttacctggtaaaataaAGGCTAAATTCCAAAACTACAATAGATTTAGCAGAATTAGGGGAGACATCTTTTAAAGAACTTGAGTTGCTTTAATCGTTGCTACTTGGGATAGCAAATTCCTACGAGGAATGACTTTAATTAAAGATGATTGGCATTTCCATCCCATATAACCTCCCAGTATCACATCTTTATCCTCAGCAAATGCCAAGTGGGCCACGGCTCTGGAGgcgctgcagctctgcctgaagctgctgcctccGGCCTGCAGAGATGAGCTGAGCAGGCTGCTGACCTTCATGTCTCTGGCTGGGGACCCGCAGGAGATCAAACTAAACCAGGAGGTAAGAGCCGCTTCCAATAACACGCCGTATATTTTGAGGTAACCACCGTGATCTTATCCCCGTGTCTCACCTTTGAACTTGCAGCTTGAGAACCGACTGGTGGTGAAGAATTCTTTCTCTAAGGCCATCATCAACAACAAGAGCCTTTCGAATGACAAGGAGGATCTGATGGTGGTCTTCATGCTGAGTAACATTAAGGACATTTTCAAGGTGAGGGGAAGCGCACCGGCACACACTGTGCCAGTCATTAGTCGCCGattctggatttttttctttctccaggtACCCAGAGCTCTGCACAAGGACGTGAGTGACAAACTAGCCGGCCTCGCCGAGGGAAAGCCACCTGACGTGATGGGTAAATGATAAAACCAACGCTTTTAGAAGATGAGAACG
This window harbors:
- the LOC130536410 gene encoding DEP domain-containing protein 7-like, whose product is MRAAQCGLVGVSEPSTLSMASIKERAAALNLDQKLCVRPQAHGVSIKSVQSSCVWNGLILHLKSSVAVKPRRLHLKSYSDCFLGSEAVDVLEAYMKGVKGLEGARVPRPQVARVCQTLLDCHVFEAVGTKVFGRDRKQDPFQDSRGALYRFAKVCTPSLLELERSALVNGVQNLFCSTFPDRRKEQTGPTEAEATGPTRQIQAPVEAERSDGPSLGPLRDALTPVRVKTPSELPQSTVEEVWQEQTLLKLLTLVELPLLEGLLRCSRSPAATQSDPELTCSSSRLDRRVLEAFGESRKDEWLHAALDCLHFLPDQPVVELSRALSHCFLQDPNAPQSSLAAAGSHDAGARGCWRTASAGAGDGEEQPGVDRWKLLLFETLVKHYGHTDRPALLPQHLTHVYTAITDLLANAKWATALEALQLCLKLLPPACRDELSRLLTFMSLAGDPQEIKLNQELENRLVVKNSFSKAIINNKSLSNDKEDLMVVFMLSNIKDIFKVPRALHKDVSDKLAGLAEGKPPDVMGTMFCYQVSGRTYADSSRDTTKQELWNLLKSIDVDGKISSKERKRLLGQFYRAHPEIFNQYFGESALGVL